In a genomic window of Brettanomyces nanus chromosome 1, complete sequence:
- the VMA4 gene encoding V-ATPase V1 sector subunit E (BUSCO:EOG09343OWF) produces MSSARALTDDQVQGELKKMEAFITKEAEEKAKEIKLKADEEYEIEKASIVRSEMNSIDSSYESKFKKSSLAQQIAKSTIANKTRLKILATREQCLQQIFDYAEEQLKHFSKDATAYKKLLVGLIEEGLLDFMEPKVTVKVKKCDLTVAKEACAAATDKYMTVSGRVVDVKVLEDDFLSEKLAGGVILANGTGKIEINNTLEERLHLLSEKALPAIRLELFGPSTTRKFFN; encoded by the coding sequence ATGTCGTCTGCAAGAGCTCTGACGGACGATCAGGTGCAaggagaattgaagaagatggaagcTTTTATTACCAAGGAAGCTGAGGAAAAAGCCAAAGAGATCAAGTTAAAGGCAGATGAGGAGTATGAGATTGAGAAGGCTTCGATTGTTCGTTCTGAAATGAATTCTATAGATTCTTCATATGAATCAAAATTTAAGAAATCGTCGTTGGCTCAACAGATTGCCAAGTCCACCATAGCTAACAAGACCAGATTGAAGATCTTAGCCACGAGAGAGCAATGCTTACAACAGATTTTCGATTATGCCGAAGAGCAATTGAAGCACTTCTCAAAGGATGCAACTGCTTACAAGAAATTGCTTGTAGGCCTTATTGAGGAAGGTTTACTTGACTTTATGGAACCAAAAGTGACTGttaaagtgaagaagtGTGACTTGACTGTTGCTAAAGAGGCATGTGCCGCTGCTACTGATAAATACATGACAGTCTCTGGAAGAGTTGTCGATGTTAAAGTGCTCGAAgatgattttctttctgaaaaGCTCGCTGGAGGGGTGATTCTTGCTAATGGTACAGGAAAGATTGAAATTAACAatactttggaagaaaggCTTCACCTACTTTCTGAGAAAGCCTTACCAGCTATTAGACTCGAGTTGTTTGGACCATCGACAACTAGAAAGTTCTTTAATTAG
- a CDS encoding uncharacterized protein (EggNog:ENOG41), protein MTPGIPLDFLDGRMLQYHYASERTLKYILYVKELIHLCQKSNTIPCSKFVTLQSGIIFNVNDNIYRRSEILLGGRKFNATQSIDPMASITPINFDCLDNNIIGYDPEGQQRQGHQITLPQLKSNLDTLKLLELLLINTFEIYKAKLEQAKEERGLIRIPEQQLIWKEIDDKSVYSFPELEAIESLKYTSPPSSLLNSVSQDAIRSFARINELGFLAAIISFVGPALQDLEAELDRLKAIKTRADLVRTLHYSFLMHRSMTVLLRFADLYAFVRRNGKQIYLNHGRYLANYGRLGNEPLKIALQRCEHFFVKPKMNGMLLATISKFTRQGSNFPLKYEYLMEFYQVGSSMLSLLQKMITCLKTIQLQWTSIVSSNRQGDFDRDLMRQKVKKKVMERRQERELINVQSLKVSRESKKMQKQPNVPTGRSDLSPSSSIIRRNISTTRPRQSPKPYSGVTAVAKAAITKTPPTAQQRLQKHIMEAAQNGSIYGKKLQPRGHSKYSESQMKGVSVVRSRSGSDLSRSSTTTNNSAASAASNASTVSNASAVSDIPARGNLTVCHSHIKEYDDKGKLSRKVRFKDVPEYTKEEDAPTPLQMQKQLRQKFSNYKPQFINRTKYLNLQEGMVFRQFRGGNGDVDRLLGGDDEFSIKNLKIGGEGRFSKLFKRY, encoded by the exons ATGAC TCCGGGAATTCCCCTAGACTTCTTAGATGGTCGTATGCTTCAGTATCACTATGCCTCAGAGAGAACACTCAAATATATTCTATACGTCAAAGAGCTGATCCATTTGTGTCAGAAATCCAATACTATTCCGTGCTCGAAGTTTGTAACCTTACAAAGTGGCATTATCTTCAACGTTAACGACAACATCTACCGAAGGTCAGAGATCTTGCTAGGTGGCAGAAAGTTTAATGCCACTCAATCGATAGACCCGATGGCCAGCATCACGCCCATCAATTTTGACTGTCTTGATAACAACATTATAGGGTATGATCCTGAAGGTCAACAAAGACAAGGACACCAAATTACCTTACCCCAATTGAAGAGTAATTTGGATACGCTTAAGTTGTTGGAACTACTTCTTATCAACACGTTTGAGATTTATAAGGCGAAGCTTGAACAGgcaaaagaagagagaggTTTAATCCGGATTCCTGAGCAGCAATTGATATGGAAAGAGATAGACGATAAATCTGTATATAGCTTTCCAGAACTTGAAGCGATAGAGTCTCTGAAGTATACATCACCTCCTTCCTCATTGCTTAACAGCGTTTCTCAGGATGCGATACGATCTTTTGCACGGATTAATGAACTAGGCTTTTTGGCCGCTATTATTTCGTTTGTTGGACCAGCATTGCAAGATCTTGAGGCAGAACTTGATCGGTTGAAAGCGATCAAAACTAGAGCCGATCTGGTCAGAACACTtcattattcttttctcatGCATCGTTCCATGACCGTTCTTCTCAGGTTTGCAGATTTGTATGCTTTTGTACGTAGAAATGGCAAGCAGATCTATCTGAATCATGGTCGCTATCTTGCCAATTATGGACGTCTAGGTAACGAGCCTCTCAAGATAGCATTACAACGATGCGAGCACTTTTTCGTTAAACCCAAGATGAATGGGATGCTTTTGGCCACGATATCGAAATTTACACGACAGGGAAGTAATTTCCCATTGAAATACGAGTATCTGATGGAGTTTTATCAGGTTGGAAGTAGTATGCTTTCACTAttacagaagatgattaCTTGTTTGAAGACTATCCAATTACAGTGGACCAGTATAGTTTCGTCTAATCGTCAAGGAGATTTTGATAGGGATTTAATGAGgcagaaggtgaaaaagaaagtgatgGAGAGACGACAGGAAAGGGAGCTAATAAATGTACAGTCTTTGAAAGTTTCTAGGGAATCAAaaaagatgcagaagcaACCAAATGTACCGACTGGACGCAGTGATCTTTCgccatcatcttcaataattCGTCGAAATATATCGACCACTCGCCCGAGACAGTCTCCAAAACCTTATTCAGGCGTCACTGCCGTAGCTAAGGCTGCTATCACAAAGACTCCCCCAACAGCACAGCAGAGATTACAGAAACACATAATGGAGGCAGCGCAGAATGGATCCATCTACGGCAAAAAATTGCAACCAAGAGGACATTCTAAGTATTCTGAAAGTCAAATGAAGGGAGTGTCGGTGGTACGGAGTCGTTCTGGCAGTGATTTGAGTCGAAGTTCGACTACAACTAATAATTCTGCAGCTTCTGCAGCATCTAATGCGTCTACAGTTTCTAACGCATCGGCAGTATCCGATATACCTGCCAGGGGAAATCTCACTGTATGCCATTCGCACATTAAGGAATATGACGATAAAGGAAAACTCAGCCGGAAAGTTCGATTCAAAGACGTTCCGGAATATAcaaaggaggaagatgctCCTACACCCCTTCAAATGCAGAAACAACTTCGACAAAAATTCTCGAACTATAAGCCACAGTTCATCAACAGAACAAAGTACTTGAACTTACAGGAAGGGATGGTATTCAGACAGTTCCGTGGTGGTAACGGTGACGTGGATCGTTTACTAGGAGGAGATGATGAGTTTTCCATAAAGAATCTCAAAATTGGTGGAGAGGGCAGATTTTCGAAGCTATTCAAAAGATATTGA